In Thunnus thynnus chromosome 11, fThuThy2.1, whole genome shotgun sequence, the following proteins share a genomic window:
- the dnajc15 gene encoding dnaJ homolog subfamily C member 15, whose translation MANIGGVLMDAEYSSKTQMRSDAEIDKRLGGTLIAVGLGVAAAGFAGRYAFQLWKPLGQVFSETVKKMPSSAFSSYYKGGFEQKMSKREASLILGISPVSTKAKVREAHRRIMVLNHPDKGGSPYLAAKINEAKDFLDKETRR comes from the exons ATGGCGAACATCGGCGGAGTGTTAATGGATGCTGAATACAGTTCGAAAACTCAAATGAGAAGCGACGCAGAGATAGACAAGAGGCTG GGGGGGACGTTGATTGCAGTCGGTCTTGGGGTGGCTGCTGCAGGTTTCGCAG GCCGCTATGCGTTCCAGTTGTGGAAGCCTCTCGGGCAAGTCTTCTCTGAAACTGTCAAGAAGATGCCCTCATCA GCTTTCTCATCGTATTACAAAGGAGGCTTTGAGCAGAAGATGTCCAAACGAGAGGCCAGCCTTATTCTTGGCATCAG CCCAGTCAGCACTAAGGCCAAGGTACGTGAGGCCCATCGGAGGATAATGGTCCTGAACCATCCAGATAAAG gtggGTCACCGTATCTCGCTGCTAAGATCAATGAGGCCAAAGACTTTTTGGACAAGGAGACCCGGCGATGA